DNA from Pseudomonadota bacterium:
GTGCGTACTTAGATGCCGCAAATGCCGCCGCGGTTGCGTGGGCCCGCCCGGCGAGCGGTGCTCCGCCCCTCGGCGCGTCAGGCCCGAACTGGCGACCGGCAGATCGCAGACCGGTAGGCCCTCACACCGTTCGTGAAGGCTGGCAACCGTTGGTGAATCGCCCTCGGCGCCGGCGCATCGCACCAGCGACGCAGCGCCGAAAGTGCTCTCGTCGCCGGCCACACCTGGCTGGCCCTGCCTCGAGAGAGACGCTTCCCATGAACTACCGCCTACGCACGATCGCCGCTTTGACCCTGACCACCACGCTCGCCACCTCGGCCGGCGCCCAGGACTGGTACGTCACCGCCGACTTAGGGCTGAACCTCCTCAGCGATCAGACCCTCACGTACGAAGACGGAACCGGCACGCGAGGAACGCAGAACGACGCGAACTTCAATCCGTCCTTAGCTGCCGGCGGGCGCGTGGGTCGCTACTTCGGCGAGCGCTTCCGCCTGGAAGGCGAACTCATGTATCGCACCAACGGCCTCCAGGACGTGACGGTCCAGGGCTTGGGCGACGCCACCGACGGCAACTACGCCAGCCTCGGCATCGGCCTCTCAGCCCTGGTCGACTTCAACCTCTTCGGCAGCGATCGCTACCGCACCTACCTCGGCGCCGGCATCGTGCTGATCGAGGAGATCGACATCGAGTTCACCATCGACGGCCAGGAGACGTCGTTTCAGACCAACGACGTGGCCGCTCAGCTCCAGGCGGACGTGCGCTACGATACGGGCGATCGCTGGTTCGTCGACGTGGGTCTGCGCTACCTCATCAGCGATGACGTCACCCTGGAGCGCCCTGGCGACGCACTGCAGCGCATCACCGCCGCTACGACCCCCTCACGATCACCGCCGGCGTCGGCCTGCGCTTCTAGCCGCGGGTGACCCCTCCCTCCCCTGCGCGGCTGCTATGCTGAGCGCCCGCCGCGCAGGAGAAGGAGCTCGCCCGTGAAGAAGCTGAAGAACGAAGCTGAACTCTTCAAAGCCGCCCTGACCGCCGGCGTGCACTATGCCGAAAGTGAACGCAAGGCCGTGCAGTTCGAGCCCGGCGACTCCAACGCCGACAAGGCGCTCTACGTCTATCGCCTATTGGTACACGACAAGCTACTCGCGCCCATGCCCGAGGCGCAGGTGTCGCAGAAGTCCATCCGCCTACGCTTGGCCCGCTGGTACGCCAACCAACTGCCCGATGACCACCCGTTGCTGAAGTAGAGCGCATGGACCAACACCTCTCGATCGACGAGCTACGCACCTTTATGGATGAGTTCGACCTCAACGCCGCCGAGCTAGCACGCTTGGTGGGTTACGAGGGCGATAGCTACCGCGAGATCGACCGCAAAACCCAGGCCGTGTTCCATTGGCTCGAAGGTCGACGCAAGGTGCCGCGCTACGTCAACGCGCTCATCGCCTGGGCGCGGGCGCATCCTGACACGGCGCGCCAACTCACACGGGGCGAGCTGCGCTACGAGCAGGGACGACTCACACCCCGAACCCCCGCTTGAGGCGCCGGCGCCGGCTTGCCATCCAGAGCAAGCCCTGTAGGCTCTGCGGCCTATGATCATCGATCTGAATCAGAACGAAGCGCCCGAGCGACAGCGTGCCCAGGTGTGCGTCATCGGCGCCGGTGCTGCCGGCCAAGCGGTGGCGATGCGCCTAGCGGACAAGGGTGTCGACGTGCTGCTG
Protein-coding regions in this window:
- a CDS encoding outer membrane beta-barrel protein, with amino-acid sequence MNYRLRTIAALTLTTTLATSAGAQDWYVTADLGLNLLSDQTLTYEDGTGTRGTQNDANFNPSLAAGGRVGRYFGERFRLEGELMYRTNGLQDVTVQGLGDATDGNYASLGIGLSALVDFNLFGSDRYRTYLGAGIVLIEEIDIEFTIDGQETSFQTNDVAAQLQADVRYDTGDRWFVDVGLRYLISDDVTLERPGDALQRITAATTPSRSPPASACASSRG
- a CDS encoding DUF5062 family protein, with translation MKKLKNEAELFKAALTAGVHYAESERKAVQFEPGDSNADKALYVYRLLVHDKLLAPMPEAQVSQKSIRLRLARWYANQLPDDHPLLK